The Dethiosulfovibrio peptidovorans DSM 11002 genome has a window encoding:
- a CDS encoding HD-GYP domain-containing protein codes for MAIYIASIDVLEPGMVVGRPIFGAGGIPLVTQGIPLSRALINAIRRQKIEQIYIKDDSDGPSETPQGLLSHELEREGRRKVEAIFSKAVEKMSISVKDIEVLSDLLSSVMAELSRGGSLTMGSLKAVADMDKVTFDHCWSVAVLSLALYREAIEDGWLPLGTFQDGINMGLGAVLHDIGKLKVPLEILNKPGMLNEKEWEEMRLHPWHGLELVRNQPNVMPMARGIIIHHHQRLDGKGYGPRSSENILSGDKIPKIVRLASVADVYDAIATDRPYRPGYLPWEVLRTMRKSLGDALDAKAFSLLERMVVPFPIGCFVLLKRGEVCMVTRSDGPWGRVLALMTPLKGRALGDIFSFGAEDVLLGGTTLQGLAWRVRREFFSVLGKDDKRLDPSGWSVLSDWKDRLLKAFGR; via the coding sequence ATGGCAATATATATAGCATCCATAGACGTTCTAGAGCCCGGTATGGTGGTGGGACGGCCTATCTTCGGAGCCGGAGGGATCCCTCTGGTCACCCAGGGGATTCCTCTCTCGAGGGCTTTGATAAACGCCATACGCAGGCAGAAGATAGAGCAGATATACATAAAAGACGACTCCGATGGGCCGTCCGAGACTCCGCAAGGACTTTTATCCCACGAACTGGAGAGGGAGGGCAGACGAAAGGTCGAGGCCATCTTCTCGAAAGCGGTGGAGAAAATGTCCATTTCCGTGAAGGATATCGAGGTCTTGTCCGATTTGCTCTCTTCCGTTATGGCGGAGCTCTCAAGAGGCGGTTCTCTGACCATGGGCAGCCTAAAGGCAGTGGCTGACATGGACAAGGTGACCTTCGACCACTGTTGGTCCGTGGCTGTGTTGTCCCTTGCCCTGTACAGGGAGGCCATAGAGGACGGCTGGCTTCCCTTGGGGACCTTCCAGGACGGTATAAATATGGGACTGGGAGCGGTTCTACACGACATAGGAAAACTGAAGGTTCCGCTGGAGATACTCAATAAACCGGGCATGCTGAACGAGAAGGAGTGGGAGGAGATGAGGCTCCATCCCTGGCATGGACTGGAGCTCGTAAGGAACCAGCCGAACGTGATGCCCATGGCGAGGGGGATCATAATCCACCATCATCAAAGGTTGGACGGCAAGGGGTACGGTCCTAGAAGCAGTGAGAATATCCTGTCCGGCGATAAAATCCCCAAAATAGTCCGTCTCGCCTCCGTGGCCGACGTGTACGACGCCATAGCAACCGACCGCCCCTATCGTCCGGGTTATCTTCCCTGGGAGGTCCTTCGGACGATGAGGAAGTCGCTGGGCGACGCACTGGACGCCAAGGCCTTCTCTCTTCTGGAGAGGATGGTGGTCCCTTTCCCTATAGGGTGTTTCGTCCTTCTCAAGAGGGGGGAGGTCTGCATGGTCACCCGCTCTGATGGCCCGTGGGGAAGGGTATTGGCACTGATGACTCCCTTAAAGGGACGGGCTTTAGGGGATATCTTCAGTTTTGGAGCCGAGGACGTGCTTTTGGGTGGTACCACCCTCCAGGGGTTGGCCTGGAGGGTTAGGCGGGAGTTCTTCTCTGTTTTGGGAAAGGATGACAAAAGGCTTGATCCGTCAGGATGGTCGGTCTTGTCCGACTGGAAAGATCGACTCCTCAAGGCATTCGGTCGGTGA
- a CDS encoding M20 metallopeptidase family protein, whose protein sequence is MDTMIQARELSGWLTDLRREIHLRPGLDFDLEETALLVERELEKMGIPFRRHAGTGIAGRIEGNSKGPTVLLRADMDGLPVKELTGRPYSSEIPGVMHACGHDGHTACLLGAAKLLNSAKGSLEGDILLVFQPAEETSGGAKPMIDDGLLDSGRPLAALGLHVNPNLKVGTVGINPGKTMAASDMFDLAIRGEGCHGAEPHRGVDAVAIACQTVTALQQIVSRRTDPVESAVLTVGSIHGGNGRNVVASEVRLEGIIRTVDRDLRKKLREETAKMAVELPQAMGGEADITFVQGYPPLINDRRVCSAVSLSARSILGDGSVIPMDNPSMGVDDFAYFAELCPSCYFMLGVGNGGKGISAPLHSPYFDLDESALPIGAAILAKSAATLLKEGLTDRMP, encoded by the coding sequence ATGGATACCATGATTCAGGCCAGAGAACTGAGCGGGTGGCTCACCGATCTCCGCCGAGAGATACACCTCAGACCGGGGCTGGATTTCGACCTGGAGGAGACAGCTCTGCTGGTGGAGAGAGAGCTCGAGAAGATGGGGATACCGTTCAGAAGACACGCGGGAACCGGAATAGCCGGAAGAATAGAGGGGAACTCCAAGGGACCTACCGTTCTTCTCAGAGCGGACATGGACGGCCTTCCGGTGAAGGAGCTGACCGGTCGACCTTACTCGTCGGAGATCCCGGGGGTCATGCACGCCTGCGGACACGACGGACACACCGCCTGTCTGCTAGGAGCGGCGAAACTACTGAACTCGGCTAAGGGCTCCCTAGAGGGAGATATACTGCTGGTCTTTCAACCGGCGGAGGAGACATCCGGAGGGGCCAAGCCCATGATCGACGACGGACTGCTGGACTCGGGAAGGCCACTGGCGGCCCTCGGACTTCACGTGAACCCCAACCTGAAGGTCGGAACGGTGGGGATAAACCCGGGCAAGACCATGGCGGCATCGGATATGTTCGACCTGGCGATAAGAGGAGAGGGATGCCACGGAGCGGAACCCCACCGCGGAGTAGACGCCGTGGCCATAGCCTGTCAGACCGTCACGGCGTTACAGCAGATAGTCAGCAGAAGGACCGACCCGGTGGAGTCGGCGGTGTTGACCGTGGGGTCCATCCACGGGGGCAACGGCAGGAACGTGGTGGCCTCAGAGGTCCGGCTTGAGGGAATAATAAGGACTGTGGACAGAGACCTCAGAAAAAAATTGAGGGAAGAAACAGCCAAGATGGCGGTAGAACTCCCCCAAGCCATGGGAGGCGAGGCGGATATAACCTTTGTGCAGGGATATCCTCCTCTGATAAACGACAGGAGGGTCTGTTCCGCCGTCTCCCTGTCGGCACGATCAATACTTGGCGACGGCTCGGTGATCCCTATGGACAATCCCTCCATGGGGGTCGACGACTTCGCCTATTTCGCCGAACTCTGCCCTTCCTGCTATTTCATGCTGGGAGTAGGCAACGGAGGCAAAGGGATATCGGCCCCGCTGCACAGCCCTTATTTCGATCTGGACGAATCGGCCCTTCCGATAGGAGCGGCTATCCTCGCTAAATCCGCGGCAACCCTGCTGAAAGAAGGACTCACCGACCGAATGCCTTGA
- the dapA gene encoding 4-hydroxy-tetrahydrodipicolinate synthase — MFRGTGTALVTPFAEGRFDEESFRRFIEFQIEGGVEALIVLGTTGEAPSVSEEERTEIISCAVATAAGRVPVIVGTGSNSTNHAVSSSLMAQELGANGVLVVTPYYNKPTQEGLYRHFREVAKAISIPMVIYNVPGRTGCNIHPDTVLRLADLENVAGIKEASGDMAQVDDLIRRVKKVRPEFKVYSGNDDQAFHLVCSGGDGVISVLSNVVPRETSTMIRSALDEDLPAARKAHMKLFPMMKGLFVETNPIPVKCAVARLGYCSQEIRLPLVPLSEKAKDGLDCLMDELGL; from the coding sequence ATGTTCAGAGGAACCGGAACGGCTTTGGTAACCCCCTTTGCCGAGGGGCGTTTCGACGAGGAGTCCTTTCGTCGTTTCATAGAGTTTCAGATAGAGGGCGGCGTGGAGGCCCTGATCGTCCTCGGCACGACCGGGGAGGCTCCCTCGGTCTCCGAGGAGGAGCGGACGGAGATAATTTCCTGTGCCGTCGCTACTGCGGCAGGCAGGGTTCCTGTGATAGTGGGAACCGGCAGCAACTCGACGAATCATGCGGTGTCGTCCAGCTTGATGGCTCAGGAGCTGGGAGCGAATGGGGTCTTGGTCGTCACCCCCTATTACAACAAGCCCACACAGGAGGGGCTCTATCGTCATTTCCGGGAGGTGGCCAAGGCCATATCCATACCGATGGTGATATACAACGTCCCGGGACGCACGGGATGCAACATCCATCCCGATACGGTCCTGAGGTTGGCTGATCTGGAAAACGTCGCAGGGATCAAGGAGGCCAGCGGTGACATGGCCCAGGTGGACGATCTCATACGGAGGGTCAAGAAGGTCCGTCCGGAGTTCAAGGTCTACTCGGGCAACGACGACCAGGCCTTCCACCTGGTCTGCAGCGGAGGGGACGGAGTGATCTCCGTTCTGTCCAACGTGGTTCCACGGGAAACCTCGACCATGATCAGATCCGCCCTGGACGAGGATCTGCCTGCGGCCAGAAAGGCCCATATGAAACTCTTCCCCATGATGAAGGGGCTTTTCGTGGAGACCAATCCCATACCGGTCAAGTGCGCGGTGGCCCGTCTCGGCTATTGTTCTCAGGAGATTCGTCTGCCTCTGGTCCCCCTGTCGGAGAAAGCCAAAGACGGTCTAGATTGCCTGATGGACGAGCTGGGGCTCTGA
- a CDS encoding 4-hydroxy-tetrahydrodipicolinate reductase, with product MKYGITGVSGRMGRELLEVFGPDDCVATVSLEDEAVLDRPEVMVDFSRPEALERTLGICREYRSALVLGTTALEQRHFEALADLARTVPVVQGYNFSMGIGLLKMVLRDYSTALDDWDVEICETHHVHKVDAPSGTAILLKDAVGRDCPTHSLRIGGVPGDHSVSFANEGEVLSFGHRALSRKVFAMGAYRAARFSLDSEPGLYDFEEVVRCALKR from the coding sequence ATGAAGTACGGAATAACCGGGGTCTCCGGCCGAATGGGTCGGGAGCTGCTGGAGGTATTTGGTCCGGACGACTGTGTAGCCACAGTGTCCCTGGAGGACGAGGCCGTTCTCGATCGGCCGGAGGTGATGGTCGACTTCTCTCGTCCCGAGGCGCTGGAGAGGACTCTGGGTATATGCAGGGAGTATCGGTCGGCTCTGGTCCTCGGTACCACGGCACTGGAGCAAAGACATTTCGAGGCATTGGCGGACCTGGCTAGGACCGTACCGGTGGTCCAGGGATACAATTTTTCCATGGGCATAGGGCTCTTGAAGATGGTTCTTAGGGATTATTCCACCGCCCTCGATGACTGGGATGTCGAGATATGCGAGACCCACCACGTCCACAAGGTGGATGCCCCTTCAGGTACCGCCATCTTACTTAAGGACGCTGTCGGCAGGGATTGTCCCACACACTCGCTCCGGATCGGCGGAGTTCCAGGGGATCACTCCGTATCCTTCGCCAACGAGGGGGAGGTGTTGTCCTTCGGACACAGGGCCTTATCCAGAAAGGTCTTCGCCATGGGAGCCTACAGGGCGGCTCGTTTCTCCTTGGATAGCGAGCCGGGACTTTACGATTTCGAGGAGGTAGTTCGATGCGCACTGAAGAGGTGA